Within Mycobacterium heckeshornense, the genomic segment GCGACGGCGCTGCGGCACGCCGGGCAAACATCCATGTGCGCTTCGAATTCGCGCCGATCCGAGGCCGACAGGGAACCCAGCACATAGGCGGCGTCCCACGTCGCATACTCGTGGTCGTCGCGCCCGAACTGCGCACCGTCACCAGGGGGGTTAGCGCCCCATAAAGTCTTCATCGTGTAACCCCCATCTTAGGCTTCATCGAGTATTCGGAGCCGACCTCCGCGCGGATTGCACGTCGCGCCGTCATCGGGTCACCCCCATCTCTTGCAACGTGAGCCGCAGGGCCCGCAGGGCGTAGTGCAGACGCGACTTCACGGTGCCTTCAGCGATTCCAAGATCGGCGGCGATTTGCGCGGTGCTCCATCCCCGGTAGTACGAGCGGCAAACCACGGCGCGGTGTTCGGCGGAAAGCTGTGCGAACGCGTCGGCGATCAGCAGCCGGTCCAGCGCGGCATTGACCTCGTCCGGGCCCGCCGGCTCGGGTGCTTTATCCAGCGAGTTGACCTCGGAGCGAGCCCGTGCGCTGCGGCTCTCGTCGATGATCAGGTTGCGGGCGACGGTGAACAACCAGGCCCGCGCCGAACGCTCGGTGTCGCCGACGACCTCAGGATGCTGCCAGGCTCGCAGCAGCGTCTCCTGCACGACGTCTTCGGCGCGCGCGCGGTCACCGGTCAGCCTCAGCGCATATCGCCATAAGGCCGCGGCGTGCTCGTCGTAAAGCGCCTTCATCAAGGCGGCTTCGGGAGCCGCCGGGCTGGCGACAGTAGGCACTTGCACCTCCTGGAGGTGACACGAGTGAAGCGCCCGTCCGGTTCGAGAACCGGCACACCAGCCACGGTTAGCCGAGAGTCAAGATGCGCGGTCCGTCCTCGGTCGCCGCCACGGTGTGCTCCCAGTGTGCCGCACGCGAGCCGTCGACGGTAGTAACCGTCCATTGATCGTCGAGGACCAGGGTTTTCCGGGTTCCCAGCGTGAGCATCGGTTCGATCGCCAGCACCGACCCGGGGGCCAGGAGCGGGCCACGGCCGGGGGGTCCCTCGTTGGGCAGGAACGGGTCCATGTGCATTTGCCGGCCGATGCCATGACCGCCGTATCCCTCGACGATGCCGAACGTGCGCCCGTAGCGGGCCTCGGCCGCGTGGGTGCCGGTCTCGATGGCATGCGATACATCAGTCAACCGGTTGCCGGGTGTCATTGCCGCGATGCCGGCTTCCAACGATTCTTTGGTCGCCTGGCACAGCGCTTCATCGGCGGGGTCCAGTGTTCCGACGCCGAACGTGATCGCGGCGTCACCGTGCCAGCCATCGAGGATCGCGCCGCAATCGACGGACACCAGATCACCGGGCGCCAAGATCTCGGCGGCGGACGGGATGCCATGCACCACGCGGTCGTTGACCGACGCGCAAATCGATGCCGGATAGCCGTGGTAGCCCAGAAACGACGGTCTGGCGCCGGCCTCGCGGATCACCGCTTCGGCGATGCTGTCGAGACTTAACGTCGACGCCCCGGGAACCGCGGCCTCCCGGACCGCGCGCAACGCCGCAGCCACCACCGCGCCGGCCGCTGCCATGGCGTCGAGTTCAGCGGCGCTGCGTTGCGGCACAACCTTGCGACTGCGCAATCCCGCCAGGGCGATCATCGCTACTTTCCCAAAGCCCGCAACGCGCGAGCAAACACCTCGTCGACAGTGCCGACGGCGTCGACGGTTTGCAGTTCGTGTTCGTGCTGGTAGTACTCCAACAACGGCGCGGTCTGGTCGCGGTAGACCGTCATCCGGTTGAGAATGACCTCGTCGTTGTCGTCGTCGCGACCCCGCCCCCGGAGCCGCTCGAGCAGCACCTCGTCGGGCACGCGCAACTCCAGCACCGCGTCGAGCTTGACTCCCCGGCGTTCCAGCATGTCGTGCAGTGCCTTCGCCTGTTCCAGGGAGCGCGGATAGCCGTCCAGGATAAAGCCGGCGGCCACGTCAGGTTTGCTCAGACGGTCTTCGACGAGCTTGTTGGTTAGATCGGAGGGCACCAGATCGCCG encodes:
- a CDS encoding sigma-70 family RNA polymerase sigma factor, which translates into the protein MPTVASPAAPEAALMKALYDEHAAALWRYALRLTGDRARAEDVVQETLLRAWQHPEVVGDTERSARAWLFTVARNLIIDESRSARARSEVNSLDKAPEPAGPDEVNAALDRLLIADAFAQLSAEHRAVVCRSYYRGWSTAQIAADLGIAEGTVKSRLHYALRALRLTLQEMGVTR
- the map gene encoding type I methionyl aminopeptidase — encoded protein: MIALAGLRSRKVVPQRSAAELDAMAAAGAVVAAALRAVREAAVPGASTLSLDSIAEAVIREAGARPSFLGYHGYPASICASVNDRVVHGIPSAAEILAPGDLVSVDCGAILDGWHGDAAITFGVGTLDPADEALCQATKESLEAGIAAMTPGNRLTDVSHAIETGTHAAEARYGRTFGIVEGYGGHGIGRQMHMDPFLPNEGPPGRGPLLAPGSVLAIEPMLTLGTRKTLVLDDQWTVTTVDGSRAAHWEHTVAATEDGPRILTLG
- a CDS encoding adenylate kinase; protein product: MRVVLLGPPGAGKGTQAVKLADKLGVPHLSTGELFRRNIENGTELGVEAKRYLDAGDLVPSDLTNKLVEDRLSKPDVAAGFILDGYPRSLEQAKALHDMLERRGVKLDAVLELRVPDEVLLERLRGRGRDDDNDEVILNRMTVYRDQTAPLLEYYQHEHELQTVDAVGTVDEVFARALRALGK